In Jejubacter calystegiae, the following are encoded in one genomic region:
- the focA gene encoding formate transporter FocA: protein MKADNPFDLLLPPAMAKVAEEAGVYKATKHPLTTFFLAITAGVFISIAFVFYITATTGTADMPYGIAKLIGGICFSLGLILCVICGADLFTSTVLIVVAKASGRISWGQLARNWINVYLGNLIGALLFVLLIWLSGEYMVANGGWGLNVLQTADHKMHHTFIEAVCLGILANLMVCLAVWMSYSGRSLMDKAMIMVLPVGMFVASGFEHSIANMFMIPMGIMIRNFGSPEFWQAIGATPESFSHLTVTHFITDNLIPVTIGNIIGGGLLVGLTYWVIYLRGGDKH from the coding sequence GTGAAAGCTGACAACCCTTTTGATCTGTTACTCCCACCCGCTATGGCGAAAGTTGCCGAAGAAGCGGGTGTTTATAAGGCAACAAAACATCCGCTGACCACTTTTTTTCTGGCCATTACTGCGGGCGTCTTCATCTCTATCGCTTTCGTCTTTTATATCACTGCCACAACGGGCACTGCCGATATGCCTTACGGCATCGCCAAACTGATCGGTGGTATCTGTTTCTCTCTCGGCCTTATTCTTTGCGTGATCTGCGGCGCCGACCTGTTTACCTCTACGGTACTGATTGTGGTCGCCAAAGCCAGCGGCCGGATCAGCTGGGGACAACTGGCAAGAAACTGGATTAACGTCTATCTTGGCAACCTGATCGGCGCACTACTTTTTGTTCTACTCATCTGGCTGTCCGGTGAGTATATGGTGGCAAATGGCGGTTGGGGACTGAATGTCCTGCAGACGGCCGACCACAAAATGCATCACACATTTATCGAAGCCGTATGCCTCGGTATTCTGGCCAACCTGATGGTTTGCCTGGCGGTCTGGATGAGCTACTCCGGCCGCAGCCTGATGGATAAGGCTATGATTATGGTGCTCCCCGTCGGCATGTTTGTCGCCAGCGGCTTTGAGCACAGCATTGCGAATATGTTTATGATCCCCATGGGCATCATGATTCGCAACTTCGGCTCACCAGAATTCTGGCAGGCGATTGGCGCTACGCCGGAAAGTTTCTCACATCTGACCGTAACCCATTTCATCACCGATAACCTGATTCCGGTGACTATCGGTAACATCATCGGTGGTGGTTTACTGGTTGGATTGACGTATTGGGTGATTTATCTGCGCGGCGGCGACAAGCACTAA
- the pflB gene encoding formate C-acetyltransferase, translating into MSELNEKLATAWEGFAKGDWQNEVNVRDFIQKNYTPYEGDESFLAGATDATTRLWDDVMEGVKIENRTHAPVDFDTAVASTITSHDAGYIIKDLEKIVGLQTEKPLKRGLIPFGGIKMIVNSCKAYDREIDPEILKIFTEYRKTHNQGVFDVYTPDILRCRKSGVLTGLPDAYGRGRIIGDYRRVALYGIDYLMKDKFAQFTSLQTKLENGEDLEATIRLREEIAEQHRALGQIKEMAAKYGCDISGPATNAQEAVQWTYFGYLAAVKSQNGAAMSFGRVSSFLDVYIDRDLKAGKITEQDAQEMIDHLVMKLRMVRFLRTPEYDELFSGDPIWATESIGGMGLDGRTLVTKSSFRFLNTLYTMGPSPEPNMTILWSEKLPLNFKKFAAKVSIDTSSVQYENDDLMRPDFNNDDYAIACCVSPMIVGKQMQFFGARANLAKTMLYAINGGVDEKLKMQVGPKEAPIKDEVLNFDTVMDRMDHFMDWLAKQYVTALNIIHYMHDKYSYEASLMALHDRDVVRTMACGIAGLSVAADSLSAIKYAKVKPIRDEDGLATDFEIEGEYPQFGNNDPRVDDLAVDLVERFMKKIQKLTTYRNAIPTQSVLTITSNVVYGKKTGNTPDGRRAGAPFGPGANPMHGRDQKGAVASLTSVAKLPFAYAKDGISYTFSIVPNALGKDDEVRKTNLAGLMDGYFHHEASIEGGQHLNVNVMNREMLLDAMENPEKYPQLTIRVSGYAVRFNSLTKEQQQDVITRTFTQSI; encoded by the coding sequence ATGTCCGAGCTTAATGAAAAGTTAGCCACAGCCTGGGAAGGTTTTGCTAAAGGTGACTGGCAGAATGAAGTCAACGTACGTGACTTCATCCAGAAAAACTACACCCCGTATGAGGGCGACGAATCCTTCCTGGCGGGCGCTACCGATGCGACTACCCGTCTGTGGGATGACGTTATGGAAGGCGTTAAAATCGAAAACCGCACTCACGCGCCGGTTGATTTCGATACTGCCGTAGCTTCTACCATCACCTCTCACGATGCCGGCTACATCATCAAAGATCTGGAAAAGATCGTGGGTCTGCAGACTGAAAAACCGCTGAAGCGTGGTCTGATTCCGTTCGGCGGCATCAAAATGATCGTTAACTCCTGCAAGGCGTACGATCGTGAAATCGATCCGGAAATCCTGAAGATCTTCACCGAGTACCGTAAGACCCACAACCAGGGCGTATTCGATGTTTATACTCCGGACATCCTGCGCTGCCGTAAATCCGGCGTGCTGACCGGTCTGCCGGATGCCTACGGCCGCGGTCGTATCATCGGTGACTACCGTCGCGTTGCGCTGTACGGTATCGACTACCTGATGAAAGACAAATTCGCCCAGTTTACCTCTCTGCAGACCAAACTGGAGAACGGCGAAGATCTGGAAGCGACCATCCGTCTGCGTGAAGAGATCGCTGAACAGCATCGCGCACTGGGTCAGATCAAAGAGATGGCGGCTAAATACGGCTGCGATATCTCCGGCCCGGCAACCAACGCTCAGGAAGCCGTACAGTGGACCTACTTCGGCTACCTGGCCGCCGTTAAATCTCAGAACGGCGCTGCGATGTCCTTCGGTCGCGTATCCAGCTTCCTGGATGTTTACATCGACCGTGACCTGAAAGCAGGCAAAATCACCGAACAGGACGCTCAGGAAATGATCGACCACCTGGTGATGAAACTGCGTATGGTTCGCTTCCTGCGTACTCCGGAATATGACGAACTGTTCTCCGGCGACCCGATTTGGGCAACCGAATCTATCGGCGGTATGGGTCTCGACGGCCGTACTCTGGTCACCAAAAGCAGCTTCCGTTTCCTGAACACCCTGTACACCATGGGGCCGTCTCCGGAACCGAACATGACCATTCTGTGGTCTGAAAAACTGCCGCTGAACTTCAAAAAATTCGCCGCGAAAGTCTCCATCGACACCTCATCCGTACAGTATGAGAACGATGACCTGATGCGTCCGGATTTCAACAACGACGACTATGCTATCGCCTGCTGCGTAAGCCCGATGATCGTTGGTAAGCAAATGCAGTTCTTCGGTGCCCGTGCAAACCTGGCGAAAACCATGCTGTATGCCATCAACGGCGGCGTGGACGAGAAGCTGAAAATGCAGGTTGGCCCGAAAGAAGCGCCGATCAAAGACGAGGTGCTGAACTTCGATACCGTTATGGATCGCATGGATCACTTCATGGACTGGCTGGCGAAGCAGTATGTCACCGCCCTGAACATCATCCACTACATGCATGACAAGTACAGCTACGAAGCCTCTCTGATGGCTCTGCACGACCGTGACGTTGTTCGCACCATGGCTTGCGGTATCGCCGGTCTGTCCGTTGCGGCTGACTCCCTGTCTGCTATCAAGTACGCAAAAGTTAAGCCGATTCGTGACGAAGATGGTCTGGCGACCGACTTCGAAATCGAAGGCGAATACCCGCAGTTCGGTAATAACGATCCGCGCGTTGATGACCTGGCCGTAGACCTGGTAGAGCGCTTCATGAAGAAAATTCAGAAGCTGACCACCTACCGCAACGCTATCCCGACTCAGTCGGTTCTGACCATCACCTCTAACGTGGTTTATGGTAAGAAAACCGGTAACACTCCGGATGGCCGTCGCGCCGGTGCTCCGTTCGGCCCGGGTGCTAACCCGATGCACGGTCGTGACCAGAAAGGCGCCGTTGCCTCTCTGACTTCCGTTGCTAAACTGCCGTTCGCCTACGCGAAAGATGGTATCTCCTATACCTTCTCTATCGTGCCGAACGCGCTGGGTAAAGATGACGAAGTGCGTAAGACCAACCTGGCAGGCCTGATGGATGGTTATTTCCACCATGAAGCCAGCATCGAAGGCGGTCAGCACCTGAACGTTAACGTCATGAACCGCGAAATGCTGCTCGACGCGATGGAAAACCCGGAGAAATATCCGCAGCTGACCATCCGCGTTTCCGGCTACGCTGTTCGCTTCAACTCTCTGACTAAAGAGCAGCAGCAGGACGTTATTACCCGTACTTTCACTCAGTCCATTTAA
- the ycaO gene encoding 30S ribosomal protein S12 methylthiotransferase accessory factor YcaO, which produces MTQTFIPGKDAALEDSIAGFQKKLADLGFNIEEASWLNPVPNVWSVHIRDKECPLCFSNGKGATEKAALASALGEYFERLSTNYFFADFWLGESQANAPFVHYPNEKWFPIPADDSLPEGILDPRLHDFYDPDRALTGSQLVDLQTGNTQRGVCALPFVRQSDNQTVYIPMNIIGNLYVSNGMSAGNTANEARVQGLSEVFERHIKNRIIAESISLPEIPGEVLARYPAVVAAIEKLEAEGFPIFAYDGSLGGKYPVICVVLFNPENGTCFASFGAHPDFGVALERTVTELLQGRSLKDLDVFTPPTFDDEEVAEHANLETHFIDSSGLISWDMFKQDADYPFVDWNFSGTTAEEFAALMAIFNAEDKEVYIADYEHLGVYACRILVPGMSDIYPAEDLWLANNNMGSHLRDTILSLPDSRWQKEEYLQLIERLDDEGLDDFTRVRELLGLATGKDNGWHTLRIGELKAMLALAGGDLDQALIWTEWTMEFNASLFSPERARYYRCLQTLLLLSMEEEREPLQYLNAFIRMYGADTVDAASQAMSGEAPFYGLQTVDSDLHAFPAHRALLGAWGKLQRAKAQFQTKAQ; this is translated from the coding sequence ATGACTCAAACCTTTATTCCCGGTAAAGACGCCGCGCTGGAAGATTCCATCGCCGGTTTCCAGAAAAAGCTCGCCGACCTGGGCTTTAATATTGAAGAGGCCTCCTGGCTCAACCCGGTTCCCAATGTCTGGTCTGTGCATATTCGCGATAAGGAGTGTCCGCTGTGTTTCAGCAACGGTAAAGGGGCCACGGAAAAAGCCGCGCTGGCATCGGCGCTGGGCGAATATTTTGAGCGCCTGTCCACCAACTATTTCTTCGCCGACTTCTGGCTGGGAGAAAGTCAGGCTAACGCTCCCTTCGTGCATTATCCTAACGAGAAGTGGTTCCCGATCCCGGCGGACGATAGCCTGCCGGAAGGGATCCTGGATCCGCGTCTGCATGATTTCTACGATCCGGATCGCGCGCTGACCGGCAGCCAACTGGTCGACCTGCAGACCGGTAACACCCAGCGCGGCGTGTGCGCCCTGCCCTTCGTACGTCAGTCGGATAATCAGACCGTTTATATTCCGATGAACATCATCGGTAACCTGTACGTGTCTAACGGCATGTCGGCGGGCAACACCGCCAACGAGGCGCGAGTTCAGGGACTGTCCGAAGTTTTCGAGCGCCATATTAAAAACCGGATTATCGCCGAGAGTATCAGCCTGCCGGAGATTCCGGGCGAGGTACTGGCACGCTATCCCGCCGTGGTGGCCGCCATTGAAAAGCTGGAGGCCGAAGGCTTCCCGATCTTTGCCTATGACGGCTCGCTGGGCGGTAAATATCCCGTGATCTGCGTAGTGCTGTTTAACCCGGAAAACGGCACCTGCTTTGCTTCGTTTGGCGCCCATCCTGACTTCGGCGTGGCGCTGGAGCGTACCGTTACCGAACTGCTTCAGGGCCGTAGCCTGAAGGATCTGGATGTCTTTACCCCGCCAACCTTCGACGACGAAGAGGTAGCCGAACACGCTAACCTGGAGACGCACTTTATCGACTCCAGCGGCCTGATCTCCTGGGATATGTTTAAACAGGATGCCGATTACCCATTCGTGGACTGGAACTTCTCTGGCACCACCGCCGAAGAGTTCGCCGCGCTGATGGCCATCTTCAATGCCGAAGATAAAGAGGTCTACATCGCCGACTACGAGCATCTGGGGGTTTACGCCTGCCGCATTCTGGTGCCGGGCATGTCCGATATCTATCCGGCGGAAGATTTGTGGCTCGCCAATAACAATATGGGCAGCCACCTGCGCGATACCATCCTGAGTCTGCCGGACAGCCGCTGGCAGAAAGAGGAATATCTGCAGTTGATTGAACGCCTGGACGACGAAGGACTGGATGATTTTACCCGGGTTCGCGAACTGCTGGGTCTGGCCACCGGGAAAGATAACGGCTGGCACACCCTGCGCATTGGCGAGCTGAAGGCTATGCTGGCTCTGGCAGGCGGCGATCTGGATCAGGCGCTGATCTGGACCGAATGGACCATGGAGTTTAACGCTTCCCTCTTCAGCCCGGAGCGCGCCCGCTACTACCGCTGTCTGCAAACCCTGCTTCTGCTATCAATGGAAGAGGAGCGCGAACCGCTACAGTACCTGAATGCCTTTATCCGTATGTACGGGGCTGACACGGTCGACGCCGCCAGTCAGGCGATGAGTGGTGAAGCCCCCTTCTACGGGCTGCAGACGGTAGACAGCGATCTGCACGCCTTCCCGGCGCATCGCGCGCTGCTGGGAGCCTGGGGAAAACTTCAGCGCGCCAAGGCGCAATTCCAGACCAAAGCGCAATAA
- a CDS encoding MFS transporter: protein MSVWTRPVLFLLCGLLLLTLAIAVMNTLVPLWLAHDQLPTWQVGMVSSSYFTGNLLGTLITGLLVKKLGFNRSYWLASLIFAVACAGLGLAVGFWSWLMWRFVAGIGCAMIWVVVESALMCSGTSRNRGRLLAAYMMVYYMGTVAGQLLISKVSTELLSVLPWVTALVLAGMLPLLFARILSGHGEHQAATPMWSMLRLRQARLGVNGCIISGIVLGSLYGLMPLWLNHQGISDAHIGFWMAVMVSAGIVGQWPIGRLSERYGRLLVLRVQVFVVILGALAMLSNAAMGPSLFILGAAGFTLYPVAMAWACEKVEHHQLVAMNQALLLSYTLGSLAGPSLTSMLMERYSDNLLFITIASVAFVYLMMLLRKAGHHPTPVAHA from the coding sequence ATGTCTGTCTGGACCCGGCCAGTGCTTTTTCTGCTCTGTGGCCTGCTTTTGCTGACCCTGGCGATAGCGGTGATGAACACGCTGGTGCCGCTGTGGCTTGCCCATGACCAACTGCCGACCTGGCAGGTGGGGATGGTCAGCTCCTCTTATTTCACCGGTAACCTGCTGGGCACGCTGATTACCGGACTACTGGTGAAAAAGCTGGGTTTTAACCGTAGCTACTGGCTGGCATCGTTGATTTTTGCCGTAGCCTGCGCCGGTCTGGGACTGGCGGTCGGCTTCTGGAGCTGGCTGATGTGGCGTTTTGTGGCCGGTATCGGCTGTGCCATGATCTGGGTGGTGGTGGAAAGCGCGCTGATGTGCAGCGGTACCTCCCGTAATCGTGGGCGTCTGCTGGCTGCTTACATGATGGTCTACTACATGGGGACCGTGGCGGGTCAGTTGCTTATCAGCAAGGTATCTACAGAGCTGCTGAGCGTACTACCCTGGGTCACCGCGCTGGTGCTGGCAGGTATGCTGCCGTTGTTATTTGCCCGCATTCTGAGCGGCCATGGCGAGCACCAGGCCGCCACGCCGATGTGGAGCATGCTGCGTTTGCGTCAGGCGCGTCTGGGGGTTAATGGCTGCATTATCTCCGGGATAGTGCTGGGTTCGCTGTACGGGTTGATGCCGCTGTGGCTGAACCATCAGGGAATCAGCGATGCCCATATTGGTTTCTGGATGGCGGTCATGGTCAGCGCCGGGATTGTCGGTCAGTGGCCAATTGGTCGCCTTTCTGAGCGCTATGGGCGGCTGCTGGTGCTGCGGGTTCAGGTGTTTGTGGTGATTCTGGGCGCGCTGGCGATGCTGAGCAACGCGGCGATGGGTCCGTCGCTGTTTATTCTGGGGGCGGCGGGCTTTACCCTCTATCCGGTCGCCATGGCCTGGGCCTGTGAAAAGGTGGAACACCATCAGCTGGTGGCAATGAACCAGGCGCTGCTGTTGAGTTACACCCTGGGTAGCCTGGCGGGCCCCTCCCTGACCTCAATGCTGATGGAGCGCTACTCTGATAATCTGCTGTTTATCACTATCGCCAGTGTGGCCTTCGTCTATCTGATGATGCTGCTGCGCAAAGCGGGCCATCATCCGACCCCGGTGGCGCACGCCTGA
- the pflA gene encoding pyruvate formate lyase 1-activating protein, whose translation MSAIGRIHSFESCGTVDGPGIRFITFFQGCLMRCLYCHNRDTWDTHGGKEITVEDLMKDVVTYRHFMNASGGGVTASGGEAILQAEFVRDWFRACKKEGIHTCLDTNGFVRRYDPVIDELLEVTDLVMLDLKQMNDDVHQLLVGVSNHRTLEFARYLSDKGINTWIRYVVVPGWSDDDDSAHRLGEFTRDMGNVEKIELLPYHELGKHKWVAMGEEYKLDGVKPPPKETMERVKGILEQYGHKVMY comes from the coding sequence ATGTCAGCTATTGGTCGCATTCACTCCTTCGAATCCTGCGGCACCGTGGACGGTCCCGGTATTCGCTTTATCACCTTCTTCCAGGGCTGCCTGATGCGCTGCCTCTATTGCCATAACCGCGATACCTGGGACACCCACGGCGGTAAAGAGATTACCGTCGAAGATCTGATGAAAGACGTTGTGACCTATCGCCACTTTATGAATGCTTCCGGCGGTGGCGTTACCGCATCCGGCGGCGAGGCCATTTTGCAGGCAGAGTTCGTGCGCGACTGGTTCCGCGCCTGTAAAAAAGAGGGAATCCACACCTGCCTGGACACCAACGGCTTTGTACGTCGTTACGATCCGGTTATCGACGAACTGCTGGAGGTCACCGATCTGGTGATGCTGGATCTCAAGCAGATGAATGATGATGTGCACCAGCTGCTGGTCGGCGTCTCCAACCACCGTACTCTGGAGTTTGCCCGCTACCTGTCGGACAAAGGCATTAACACCTGGATTCGCTACGTGGTGGTACCCGGCTGGTCGGACGACGATGACTCCGCGCATCGACTCGGCGAATTTACCCGCGATATGGGGAACGTCGAAAAGATCGAGCTACTGCCCTATCATGAGCTGGGCAAACACAAATGGGTCGCCATGGGTGAAGAGTACAAGCTGGACGGCGTAAAACCACCGCCGAAAGAGACCATGGAACGGGTTAAGGGCATCCTGGAACAGTATGGTCATAAGGTGATGTACTGA
- the aroA gene encoding 3-phosphoshikimate 1-carboxyvinyltransferase: MQESLTLKPIARVDGAIHLPGSKSVSNRALLLAAQANGTTRLTNLLDSDDVRHMLNALKALGVSYQLSDDRTICEVTGVGGPLQSSGALELFLGNAGTAMRPLAAALCLADNDIVLTGEPRMKERPIGHLVDALRQGGAQIDYLEQQDYPPLRLRGGFRGGKVSVDGSVSSQFLTALLMTAPLAPEDTLITIKGELVSKPYIDITLHLMKSFGVDVENDNYQRFIVRAGQQYQAPGDYLVEGDASSASYFLAAAAIRGGTVTVSGIGRHSVQGDIRFADVLEKMGAKIVWGDDYIACTRGELNAIDMDMNHIPDAAMTIATAALFARGTTCLRNIYNWRVKETDRLYAMATELRKVGAEVEEGEDYIRITPPQQLKFAEIGTYNDHRMAMCFSLVALSDTPVTILDPGCTAKTFPDYFEKLSGISTLA, from the coding sequence ATGCAGGAATCCCTGACCCTGAAGCCGATTGCCCGCGTTGACGGCGCTATCCATCTTCCCGGCTCCAAGAGCGTTTCTAACCGTGCGTTGTTACTGGCGGCTCAGGCCAATGGCACCACGCGTCTGACCAATCTGTTGGACAGCGATGACGTACGCCATATGCTTAATGCCCTTAAGGCGTTGGGTGTGAGCTATCAGCTTTCCGACGATCGCACCATCTGTGAAGTCACTGGCGTGGGCGGCCCGTTGCAGTCTTCCGGCGCGCTGGAGCTGTTTCTGGGGAATGCTGGTACCGCTATGCGCCCGCTGGCGGCGGCGCTGTGCCTGGCAGACAACGACATCGTACTGACCGGCGAGCCGCGCATGAAAGAGCGCCCCATCGGCCATCTGGTGGATGCCCTGCGTCAGGGCGGCGCGCAGATCGACTATCTGGAGCAGCAGGATTACCCGCCGCTGCGCCTGCGGGGCGGCTTTCGCGGCGGGAAGGTGTCGGTCGACGGCAGCGTTTCCAGCCAGTTTCTGACCGCGCTGCTGATGACTGCGCCGCTGGCGCCGGAAGACACTCTGATTACGATTAAGGGCGAACTGGTTTCAAAACCCTATATTGATATCACCCTGCATCTGATGAAGAGCTTTGGCGTTGACGTGGAAAATGACAACTACCAGCGCTTTATCGTACGCGCCGGCCAGCAATATCAGGCGCCGGGCGACTATCTGGTCGAAGGGGATGCTTCATCGGCCTCTTACTTCCTGGCCGCCGCGGCTATCCGGGGCGGTACCGTGACCGTCAGCGGTATCGGTCGTCATAGCGTGCAGGGCGATATCCGGTTCGCCGACGTGCTGGAAAAAATGGGCGCGAAGATCGTCTGGGGTGATGACTATATTGCCTGCACCCGCGGCGAACTGAACGCCATTGATATGGATATGAACCATATTCCTGATGCGGCGATGACCATCGCTACCGCGGCGTTGTTTGCCCGCGGCACGACCTGCCTGCGCAACATCTATAACTGGCGGGTGAAAGAGACCGACAGGCTTTACGCCATGGCGACCGAGCTACGTAAGGTGGGAGCCGAGGTTGAAGAGGGTGAGGATTACATCCGCATTACACCGCCGCAGCAGCTTAAATTTGCTGAAATCGGCACTTACAACGATCACCGTATGGCGATGTGCTTCTCGTTGGTGGCCTTATCTGATACGCCGGTAACGATTCTGGATCCCGGCTGTACCGCCAAAACCTTCCCGGATTATTTCGAGAAACTTTCTGGCATCAGCACGCTTGCCTGA
- a CDS encoding DmsC/YnfH family molybdoenzyme membrane anchor subunit — protein sequence MGSGWHEWPLMVFTVLGQCVAGGAIVMALALLGGNLPAEQRRRAELAMVVLWVLMGIAFIASVLHLGSPLRAFNSLNRIGQSALSNEIAGGSLFFAVGGLGWLLTAVNKLPPLLSRLWLVAMIVLAVVFVWLTSRVYSTIDTVPTWYGFWTPLSFFLTMFIGGPLLGYLLLRVAGVEGWALRLLPAITLLALLVSLVVLSLQGAQLSGIHSSVQQATALVPDFGALLSWRLMLVALALALWIVPQLRGALPGTGLMVIAFVLVLAGELIGRGVFYGLHMTVGMAVAG from the coding sequence ATGGGGAGTGGATGGCATGAATGGCCGCTGATGGTCTTCACCGTTCTGGGGCAGTGTGTGGCCGGTGGGGCGATTGTGATGGCGCTGGCGCTGCTGGGGGGAAACCTTCCGGCGGAACAGCGGCGTCGGGCCGAGCTGGCCATGGTGGTGCTGTGGGTACTGATGGGCATTGCCTTTATCGCCTCTGTACTGCACCTGGGTTCGCCGCTGCGCGCCTTTAATTCGCTGAACCGCATCGGTCAGTCGGCGCTCAGCAATGAGATTGCCGGCGGTTCGCTGTTCTTTGCGGTTGGTGGTCTTGGCTGGCTACTGACGGCGGTGAATAAGCTTCCGCCGCTGCTGTCGCGTTTGTGGCTGGTGGCGATGATTGTGCTGGCGGTAGTGTTTGTCTGGCTGACCAGTCGGGTATACAGCACCATCGATACCGTGCCGACATGGTATGGTTTCTGGACCCCGCTGAGTTTCTTCCTGACCATGTTTATCGGTGGTCCATTGCTGGGTTACCTGCTACTGCGGGTGGCGGGCGTGGAAGGTTGGGCTCTGCGTCTGCTACCGGCGATTACGCTGCTGGCGCTGCTGGTAAGCCTGGTGGTGCTCTCGCTGCAGGGGGCGCAGCTTTCGGGGATCCACAGTTCCGTGCAGCAGGCGACGGCGCTGGTGCCGGACTTCGGGGCGCTGCTTTCCTGGCGTCTGATGTTGGTGGCGCTGGCACTGGCATTATGGATTGTGCCGCAATTGCGCGGCGCGCTGCCGGGTACCGGGCTGATGGTTATCGCCTTCGTACTGGTGCTGGCCGGTGAACTGATTGGTCGCGGCGTCTTCTACGGGCTGCATATGACGGTCGGTATGGCAGTGGCCGGATAA
- the serC gene encoding 3-phosphoserine/phosphohydroxythreonine transaminase: MTQVYNFSSGPAMLPVDVLKLAQEELCDWQGLGTSVMEISHRSKEFIGVAEQSEKDLRDLLQIPDNYRVLFCHGGGRGQFSALPLNLLGDKTTADYVDGGYWAASAVKEAKKYLTPNVIDAKITVDGKRALKPMREWQPTPGAAWLHYCPNETIDGIAIDETPDFGDDVVVAADFSSTILSRAIDVSRFGLIYAGAQKNIGPAGLTLVIVREDLLGKASKACPSILDYTVLNENGSMFNTPPTFAWYLAGLVFKWLKGKGGVPAMEAINQQKAALLYGTIDRSDFYRNDVADANRSRMNVPFQLADSKLDALFLEESFAAGLHALKGHRVVGGMRASIYNAMPLEGVKALTDFMVDFERRHG; encoded by the coding sequence ATGACGCAGGTCTATAACTTTAGTTCCGGTCCGGCTATGTTGCCGGTAGATGTCCTTAAACTGGCTCAGGAAGAGCTGTGCGACTGGCAGGGCTTAGGGACTTCCGTGATGGAGATCAGCCATCGCAGCAAGGAGTTTATCGGGGTGGCTGAGCAGTCGGAAAAAGATTTACGCGATCTGCTGCAAATCCCGGATAACTACCGGGTATTGTTCTGCCACGGCGGGGGCCGGGGCCAGTTTTCGGCGCTGCCGCTCAATCTGTTGGGAGACAAAACCACGGCTGACTACGTGGATGGCGGATACTGGGCGGCCAGCGCGGTTAAAGAGGCGAAGAAATATCTGACGCCTAACGTTATCGATGCCAAAATTACCGTCGACGGTAAGCGCGCCCTGAAACCGATGCGCGAATGGCAGCCGACGCCGGGCGCCGCCTGGCTCCACTACTGCCCGAACGAAACCATCGACGGTATCGCTATTGATGAAACGCCGGACTTCGGTGACGACGTCGTGGTCGCGGCGGATTTCTCCTCCACCATTCTTTCCCGCGCTATTGATGTCAGCCGTTTTGGCCTGATCTACGCCGGAGCTCAGAAGAATATCGGCCCGGCAGGGCTGACGCTGGTTATCGTGCGTGAAGACCTGCTGGGTAAAGCCAGCAAGGCCTGTCCTTCGATCCTGGATTACACCGTATTGAACGAGAACGGCTCCATGTTCAATACGCCGCCCACCTTCGCCTGGTATCTGGCGGGGCTGGTCTTTAAGTGGCTGAAAGGCAAAGGCGGTGTGCCTGCCATGGAGGCCATTAACCAGCAAAAAGCGGCGCTACTGTATGGCACCATCGATCGCAGCGATTTCTACCGCAACGATGTCGCCGACGCCAACCGCTCACGAATGAACGTGCCGTTCCAGTTGGCGGACAGCAAGCTGGATGCGCTGTTCCTTGAAGAGTCCTTTGCTGCCGGGCTGCACGCGCTGAAAGGCCATCGGGTCGTGGGGGGGATGCGCGCCTCCATTTATAACGCCATGCCGCTGGAAGGCGTGAAGGCACTAACCGACTTTATGGTCGATTTCGAACGACGTCACGGGTAA
- the cmk gene encoding (d)CMP kinase, producing the protein MTAPVITVDGPGGAGKGTLCKALAAALGWHLLDSGAIYRVLALAALHHQVNLESEEALAPLAAHLDVRFVAEEEELQVILEGEDVSGEIRTQEVANAASQVAAFPRVREALLRRQRAFREAPGLIADGRDMGTVVFPDAPVKIFLDASSEERARRRMLQLQEKGFSVNFERLLAEIQERDSRDRNRSVAPLVPAEDALVLDSTRLSIEQVIEKALQCAREKLALA; encoded by the coding sequence ATGACGGCACCTGTGATTACAGTCGATGGCCCCGGCGGCGCTGGCAAAGGCACACTCTGCAAGGCGCTGGCAGCCGCGCTGGGCTGGCATCTGCTGGATTCCGGCGCGATCTATCGGGTACTGGCGCTGGCAGCGCTGCACCATCAGGTAAATCTTGAGTCCGAAGAGGCGCTGGCTCCTCTGGCCGCGCACCTTGACGTGCGCTTTGTGGCAGAGGAAGAGGAGCTACAGGTCATTCTGGAAGGCGAGGATGTCAGCGGTGAAATCCGTACCCAGGAGGTGGCCAATGCCGCTTCACAGGTAGCGGCGTTTCCCCGGGTGCGCGAAGCCCTGTTGCGCCGTCAGCGCGCTTTCCGGGAAGCCCCCGGGCTTATCGCCGACGGGCGTGATATGGGGACCGTCGTTTTCCCTGATGCGCCGGTAAAAATATTCCTCGACGCCTCTTCTGAGGAGCGTGCGCGCCGCCGTATGCTACAGTTGCAGGAGAAGGGCTTTAGTGTTAACTTTGAACGCCTTTTGGCCGAGATACAGGAACGCGACTCCCGCGATCGTAATCGGTCAGTAGCGCCTCTGGTACCGGCAGAAGATGCTCTGGTACTGGACTCAACGCGTTTGAGCATTGAGCAAGTTATTGAAAAAGCGCTACAATGCGCCCGCGAAAAGCTGGCGCTCGCATAA